The genomic DNA GGTGAGTTGGCGGAGATTAAACAGGTGTTGCAAACAATTGCAGTCTCGCAAGTCCGGCAGCTACCTGTTCCGGATGATTTTCGGTGGATTATTGAGGATAAGACGACGGGATTTGTCGGGCGGGAATTCGTCTTTGATGCAATTGAAGAGTTGTTCCAGCAGTGCAAAGGCTACTTTATCATCGAAGGCGATCCGGGGATGGGCAAAAGTTCCATCCTGGCAGAATTCGTGCGGCGGAATGATTGCATTGTCTATTTCAACCAGCGCAATGAAGGGATAACGAGCGCTGAACAATTCCTCAGGAGTGTCTGCATCCAGCTCATTGAAGGTTACGAGCTATCCCACTCTAAAGACATCCAACCAGAAAACACGCGCAATAGCAATTTTCTCTCGCAGCTACTCAATGAAGTGAGTGGGACGCTGAAGTCGGGTGAACGGTTGGTCATTGCGGTTGATGCCTTAGATGAAGTTGACTTGAGTAGCCAGAGTGCGGGTGCTAACGTCCTCTACCTGCCTGGAGTTTTACCGGATGGGATCTACTTTATTGTCACAAAACGACCCTTACTACCTGACCAACTGCCGTTGCAGGTAAAAGACAAGCGGCTTTTTGACTTGATGCAGTATCCGGCGAGAAACCAAGAAGACGTAGAGGCTTATATTCGACAGCGCCTCACCTCCGTAGGGGCGACACATGTGTCGCCCCTACAAGAGTGGGTTAAAAGTCGGGGTGCTGATGAGGAGGAATTCGTCTCGACACTGGTGGAAAAGAGCGAAGGAAACTTCATGTACCTGCGCTATGTGTTGGATGACATTGAGAAAGGCGCATATCCAGATTTAGAGATTCGGGATTTGCCCAGTGACTTGCAAGACTACTATTACAAGCATTGGGAACGCATGGGCATGAATGCCAAGCCGCTATTTAAAATCAAGATTGTCTACATCTTGTCGGAATCTCCCGTGCCTATCCCGTTTGAGGAGATTGTTGCCATCCTGGAAGCGGACGGTGAGGAGGAGAGAGGATTAGCCGTGAAGGTGCAAGCGATACTCGATGAATGGATGCAGTTTTTACGGGAAGAGGAGAAGTACGGGCAAACGTTCTACAGCGTGTATCACAGCAGCTTCCGGGATTTTTTGCGGAATGAGAGGACAGTGAAGCGATCGGGGATAACGCTTCAAGGGATTATTGAAATGATGGCAAATAGTATGTAGCGAGGGGCGGTTGGCAATGGGTAAGTTAGCTGAATCGTTAAACCGCCTACCTACAGGCAGTCGTCCTTTCACACCTAGCTTGATGCCGCCCGGTACACCATTACTACGTACCCTCACCGGACATAGCAGCTCTGTACTGGCAGTCGCCATCACCCCCGACGGCAAACAGGTGGTTTCTGCTTCAGACGATAACACCCTCAAAGTCTGGGATTTGCACAGTGGAGCTGAACGATTAACCCTCACCGGACATAGCAGCTCTGTACTGGCAGTCGCCATCACCCCCAACGGGCAACAGGTGGTTTCCGCTTCAAGCGACAGCACCCTCAAAGTTTGGGATTTGCACAGTGGAGCTGAACGATTAACCCTCACTGGACATAGCAGCTCTGTACTGGCAGTCGCCATCACCCCCAACGGGCAACAGATGGTTTCCGCTTCAAGCGACAGCACCCTCAAAGTTTGGGATTTGCACAGTGGAGCCGAACGATTCACGCTCACCGGACATACCAGCCCGGTACGGGCAGTCGCCATCACTCCCAACGGGCAACAGATGGTTTCCGCTTCAAGCGATAGCACCCTCAAAGTCTGGGATTTGCACAGTAGAACCGAGCGATTCACCCTCACCGGACATAGCAACTGGGTGCTGGCAGTTGCCATCACTCCCGACGGGCAACAGGTGGTTTCCGCTTCAGACGATAACACTCTCAAAGTCTGGAATTTGCACTCTGGAGCCGAACAATTCACCCTCACTGGACATACCAGCTCTGTACGGGCAGTCGCCATCACCCCAGATGGGAAACTCATTGTTTCTGCTTCATTGGATAACACCCTCAAAGTTTGGGATTTGCACAGTGGAGCCGAACAATTCACCCTCACTGGACATAGCTTCTGGGTACAGGCAGTTGCCATCACTCCCGATGGGCAACAGGTGGTTTCCGCTTCAGACGATAACACTCTCAAAGTCTGGGATTTGCACTCTGGAGCCGAACAATTCATCCTCACCGGACATAGCCGCCCGGTACAGGCAGTCGCCATCACCTCCGACACCAAACAGGTGGTTTCCGCTTCAAGCGATAGCACCCTCAAAGTTTGGGATTTGGAGAGTGGAGCTGAACAATTAGCCCTCATCGGACATAGCAACTGGGTACTGGCAGTCGCCATCACCCCCGACGGGAAACTCATTATTTCTGCTTCATTTGATAACACCCTCAAAGTCTGGGATTTGGAGAGTGGAGCTGAACAATTAACCCTCACCGGACATAGCAACTCGGTAGGGGCAGTCGCCATCAGCCCCAACGGGAAACAAGTGGTTTCTGCTTCATGGGATAAAACCCTCAAAGTCTGGGATTTGCACAGTGGAGTTGAACGATTAACCCTCACTGGACATAGCGGCTGGGTACAGGCAGTCGCCATTACCCCCGACGGGAAACAAGTGGTTTCGGCTTCGGACGATCACACCCTCAAAGTCTGGGATTTGGAGAGTGGAGCTGAACGATTCACCCTCACCGGACATAGCGACTCGGTACGGGCAGTCGCCATCACCCCCAACGGGAAACAGGTGGTTTCTGCTTCATGGGATAACATCCTCAAAGTCTGGGATTTGCACAGTGGAGCTGAACGATTAACCCTCACTGGACATAGCAACTCGGTACAGGCAGTCGCTATCACCCCCGACGGGAAACAAGTGGTTTCTGCTTCCAGCGATAACACCCTCAAAATCTGGGATTTGGAGAGTGGGACGGAAATTGCCAGTTTTAGTGGAGATAGTGCGTTATTCTGCTGTGCCGTTGCGCCGGATGGGGTAAAAATTGTAGCAGGTGAGGCGTCGGGGCGAGTGCATTTCTTGCGGTTGGAGGGGGTGGCACGAGGCGGATAAGCACGGATGCACGGATTGCAGTTGTCTTATATGGGTGTAGGGGCGTTAGCGAAGCGGTAGCGACGAAGGAGCGTCAGCATTTGGACGACAATTGAACTTAATCAGCCTGAATTCTTGTATCCAAATGCTTCGCCCTCAAGGTGTGTAGGCAAACCCCATGTTTCTGTACAAATGTTATTGGCGATCGCGGGACAGGGCGTAGCATTCGGATAGGTAAATCTTGGTTTAGTTTCAAAGGTTATCCTCCGAATGCTACGCCCCTACCGTTGAAACAAAAAAGCCGATTATCCCCAAGGGGCAGCGCGAAGCGATCGCGCTTAGGCTGAGAAGCATCAATCCTCACCTTCGGCAAAATTAACACTTTCATAAAGGTCGTTAAAAGCAATTTTAAAATCTACCGATTGGAGAGATAATACCGAATCTTCAGCCTCAAACTCAGTAAACAGCCATTGCCCCTCAGCCGTTTTCACATACTGCATCAGATGATATTGAGATTGGTCGATTAAAATATATTCCCTCAACTCAGGAATTGACCGATAATATAAAAACTTATCGCCTTGGTCGTAATTTTTAGTAGACTTCGATAACACCTCAGCAATCAGCAAGGGATTCATCACAGTCGTTGTATTCGTTCCCGTATAGATAGGTTCCCCCTGGATTACCATCACATCTGGATAAGTATACTGGCGATAACGAGGTATCCATAACCGCACATCACCAATATAGATATCGTATTTTTGCCCTTTTAAACCAAACTTCAAGTAAGCATAAAAATTCCCAGCAATTTTATTGTGATTCGTTGTTCCTCCTGTCATAGGAACGATATCTCCATCTCGGTATTCACTTTTATAGTCCGCCGCTTCCTCAAGTTCTAAATATTCTTCTGGAGTATAGTAGCGTTTCTGTGTTTGTAGTTGCATAAATAATTAAATTGATAGCCTAGATAAAGACGCAAGGATTGGGCGCATGAGCCAGAATAGCCAGAACATATCACCATCAGCCGGAAGTAGCCCCGCATTACCCTACCCCTACGATACTATTCCCCAAAGTGGAGTCAGCCAATTTGTCGGGCGAGACAAGGAACTCGAAACTTTACACCAACTATTACAGGAACATGAGCAAGTTGCAGTCACG from Microcoleus sp. AS-A8 includes the following:
- a CDS encoding ATP-binding protein; amino-acid sequence: MPNLGQTKTRLLATGALMVGGTLVGGALGGAAGGILVAGALGNLAASVAGGIFSNDLGDIVKGLGEDEEILNDRELTQAVGLAIALVIYSVAKDKRYSAHKAALERLAKRSVKDWQTIAVATEGDKDYVGVHQEQLIDVFSTNPAEFAKVTALDIPTWEHALGWLSNQARVQLPEDVIEYVAGKLHITFPKALREVLKHDASKGGQAFSEMLLLLLGKITAALKQSNTQYADIVKRLESVATTQQVCAVMARVESGIRGELAEIKQVLQTIAVSQVRQLPVPDDFRWIIEDKTTGFVGREFVFDAIEELFQQCKGYFIIEGDPGMGKSSILAEFVRRNDCIVYFNQRNEGITSAEQFLRSVCIQLIEGYELSHSKDIQPENTRNSNFLSQLLNEVSGTLKSGERLVIAVDALDEVDLSSQSAGANVLYLPGVLPDGIYFIVTKRPLLPDQLPLQVKDKRLFDLMQYPARNQEDVEAYIRQRLTSVGATHVSPLQEWVKSRGADEEEFVSTLVEKSEGNFMYLRYVLDDIEKGAYPDLEIRDLPSDLQDYYYKHWERMGMNAKPLFKIKIVYILSESPVPIPFEEIVAILEADGEEERGLAVKVQAILDEWMQFLREEEKYGQTFYSVYHSSFRDFLRNERTVKRSGITLQGIIEMMANSM
- a CDS encoding WD40 repeat domain-containing protein, whose product is MGKLAESLNRLPTGSRPFTPSLMPPGTPLLRTLTGHSSSVLAVAITPDGKQVVSASDDNTLKVWDLHSGAERLTLTGHSSSVLAVAITPNGQQVVSASSDSTLKVWDLHSGAERLTLTGHSSSVLAVAITPNGQQMVSASSDSTLKVWDLHSGAERFTLTGHTSPVRAVAITPNGQQMVSASSDSTLKVWDLHSRTERFTLTGHSNWVLAVAITPDGQQVVSASDDNTLKVWNLHSGAEQFTLTGHTSSVRAVAITPDGKLIVSASLDNTLKVWDLHSGAEQFTLTGHSFWVQAVAITPDGQQVVSASDDNTLKVWDLHSGAEQFILTGHSRPVQAVAITSDTKQVVSASSDSTLKVWDLESGAEQLALIGHSNWVLAVAITPDGKLIISASFDNTLKVWDLESGAEQLTLTGHSNSVGAVAISPNGKQVVSASWDKTLKVWDLHSGVERLTLTGHSGWVQAVAITPDGKQVVSASDDHTLKVWDLESGAERFTLTGHSDSVRAVAITPNGKQVVSASWDNILKVWDLHSGAERLTLTGHSNSVQAVAITPDGKQVVSASSDNTLKIWDLESGTEIASFSGDSALFCCAVAPDGVKIVAGEASGRVHFLRLEGVARGG
- a CDS encoding Uma2 family endonuclease: MQLQTQKRYYTPEEYLELEEAADYKSEYRDGDIVPMTGGTTNHNKIAGNFYAYLKFGLKGQKYDIYIGDVRLWIPRYRQYTYPDVMVIQGEPIYTGTNTTTVMNPLLIAEVLSKSTKNYDQGDKFLYYRSIPELREYILIDQSQYHLMQYVKTAEGQWLFTEFEAEDSVLSLQSVDFKIAFNDLYESVNFAEGED